A window of bacterium contains these coding sequences:
- the cbiQ gene encoding cobalt ECF transporter T component CbiQ produces the protein MTNYLDNFTYLSNKQAGKVGNSVIYRLDSRIKFLFSLFFIFFVVFTPPSYFIKFLFYLIFILIIAITSGIPLLYILKRSLVIIPFVLLIGIFIPFLKNGEIAGSYNFRLFKVNVTYEGLLIFWNIFIKAFLSALTLIILSATTQFNSLLEGLKKLRIPFIFIMILSLMYRYLFIIQEKVILIDRARKLRSFKGKKKSIFLSQARILGNIIATLFIKSYNQGEQIYTSMCLRGFTGDTKTLDRLKINGYDVLFLSLSLVCMVVIRFLIK, from the coding sequence ATGACAAATTATTTAGATAACTTTACCTATCTGTCTAACAAGCAGGCAGGTAAAGTCGGTAACAGCGTTATTTACAGGTTAGACTCAAGGATAAAATTTCTATTTTCTTTATTCTTTATTTTTTTTGTAGTATTCACTCCGCCCTCTTATTTCATAAAATTTCTTTTTTACTTGATATTTATCCTTATAATAGCGATAACATCAGGCATCCCGCTATTATATATTCTTAAAAGGTCTTTAGTAATTATTCCGTTTGTTTTATTAATCGGGATATTTATTCCTTTTTTGAAAAACGGGGAAATAGCCGGTTCTTACAATTTCCGGTTATTTAAGGTAAACGTAACATATGAGGGTCTTCTCATTTTTTGGAATATATTTATTAAGGCATTTTTGTCTGCGTTAACATTAATTATCCTATCGGCTACCACACAATTCAACAGTTTATTGGAAGGACTGAAAAAGTTACGCATTCCTTTTATTTTTATAATGATTCTGTCTTTGATGTATCGTTATCTTTTTATTATACAGGAAAAGGTTATTCTTATTGATAGGGCAAGGAAGTTACGGTCTTTTAAAGGCAAAAAGAAAAGCATTTTTTTATCACAGGCAAGAATATTAGGGAATATCATTGCCACGCTTTTTATTAAATCGTATAACCAGGGGGAACAAATTTATACTTCTATGTGTTTAAGAGGTTTTACCGGGGACACAAAAACACTGGACAGATTAAAAATCAATGGATATGATGTCTTATTTCTGTCTTTATCTTTAGTTTGTATGGTCGTTATAAGGTTTCTAATAAAATGA
- a CDS encoding EFR1 family ferrodoxin (N-terminal region resembles flavodoxins. C-terminal ferrodoxin region binds two 4Fe-4S clusters.) — MPSISIIYFSGTGNTEFVANLLSQNLSKTYTVDVFKVEEILKQKLKYEPGKYDIIGIGYPIYGFNAPLIIYDFVNSLNVSDKKKVFLFSTCAGPTYLNDVASYRLKQKLTRKGYHVFYERQFYMPPNIGTKYEDEVNKQLCNAVIPKTEKMAEDIKLNKENVRKDGFIPNLFKWILISEKWWWWALAKDFKTLKSCNLCQKCIQSCPRNNIYIKNNHIKFKWNCIACYRCVYGCPNKAIAGRLYNFAILKDGYDIRKITENDQLKGNYITGETKGYYKILIKYLTED, encoded by the coding sequence ATGCCATCTATATCAATTATATATTTTTCAGGGACAGGTAATACCGAATTTGTTGCTAATCTCTTATCCCAAAACTTAAGCAAGACATATACTGTTGATGTCTTCAAAGTTGAAGAGATTCTCAAACAAAAACTAAAATACGAACCCGGCAAATACGATATCATCGGAATCGGATACCCCATTTACGGGTTCAACGCTCCCTTGATTATATATGATTTTGTTAATTCGTTAAATGTATCTGACAAAAAGAAGGTTTTTCTTTTTTCTACCTGCGCAGGCCCCACATACTTAAATGACGTTGCCTCCTATAGGTTGAAACAAAAATTAACCCGAAAAGGATATCACGTATTTTATGAAAGACAGTTTTATATGCCACCGAATATTGGCACTAAATACGAAGACGAAGTCAATAAACAACTCTGTAATGCGGTTATCCCAAAGACAGAAAAAATGGCAGAAGATATTAAACTAAATAAAGAAAACGTAAGAAAAGATGGGTTTATTCCAAATTTATTCAAGTGGATATTGATTTCTGAGAAATGGTGGTGGTGGGCTCTTGCAAAAGATTTCAAAACTTTAAAATCCTGCAACCTTTGCCAAAAATGTATCCAATCCTGCCCTCGAAATAATATATACATAAAGAACAATCATATTAAGTTCAAATGGAATTGTATCGCCTGTTATAGGTGTGTATATGGTTGCCCGAATAAAGCAATTGCCGGGAGATTATATAATTTTGCCATCTTAAAAGACGGGTATGATATACGAAAAATAACAGAAAACGACCAGCTTAAAGGAAATTATATCACCGGCGAAACAAAAGGTTATTATAAAATCCTCATCAAATACCTTACCGAAGATTAA
- a CDS encoding ABC transporter ATP-binding protein has product MGLVLDLKNVTKKYPGVDALKDFSLSLDRGKIVGLLGPNGSGKTTLMKLIMGFIKPQKGEIKVLGGVPNPMIREKIAYVSELDVLYPWMTVREILDFTSHFYRDWEKGKESELLQLLAIEQDKKIGTFSYGMRTRVRVMLALCRKPELVLLDDPFSGIDLVSRAKVQDALLKTYHYKEQSIVLATHIIDEAEPLFDEIVFIEKGQINLQGKADDLREKYSKNITDIYKEVFK; this is encoded by the coding sequence ATGGGATTAGTATTGGACTTAAAAAACGTTACCAAGAAGTATCCCGGTGTTGACGCGCTCAAGGATTTCAGTCTTTCGCTTGACCGCGGAAAAATTGTCGGGCTTCTGGGACCTAACGGCAGCGGAAAAACTACGCTGATGAAGCTTATTATGGGTTTTATAAAGCCTCAAAAAGGTGAGATAAAGGTTCTCGGTGGGGTTCCCAATCCTATGATTCGGGAAAAGATTGCTTATGTTTCGGAATTAGACGTTCTTTATCCGTGGATGACGGTTCGCGAGATTCTCGATTTTACTTCTCATTTTTACAGGGACTGGGAAAAGGGAAAAGAGTCGGAACTTCTTCAGCTTTTAGCGATTGAGCAGGACAAGAAGATAGGGACATTTTCTTACGGTATGAGGACAAGGGTGCGAGTAATGCTTGCGCTTTGCCGCAAACCGGAACTCGTTTTACTGGATGACCCGTTTTCCGGAATAGACCTTGTTTCGAGAGCAAAAGTACAGGATGCATTACTCAAGACTTACCATTATAAAGAGCAGAGCATTGTTTTAGCTACGCATATAATAGATGAAGCCGAGCCTCTTTTTGACGAGATAGTTTTCATAGAAAAAGGGCAGATTAATCTCCAGGGGAAGGCAGATGATTTAAGGGAAAAATACTCCAAAAACATAACGGATATTTACAAGGAGGTATTCAAATGA
- a CDS encoding ABC transporter permease subunit → MKFKSLFLKELKQEKAWFIYILPGFVILELLFLLFYKHYLWQCFALSTIFIVVIFFAVIFSASHSLVNEWKLHTSQFLFSLPVRGWHILLAKFAVHSIVFIIFSFIAFFTVYLIAKGQWGESVWIKSTDVVKLWLIYLCIGIPSMCIEIFPRITSNCFLRFRKLVASFTAIVLFIGFFRYFLPLGWKVFSFLPEASFNVSIPGTEIQSSVSGDFFPGLATWILFAVLVFVGDCLLLEKCEQG, encoded by the coding sequence ATGAAATTCAAATCTCTGTTCCTAAAAGAGTTAAAGCAGGAGAAAGCGTGGTTTATTTATATTTTACCCGGGTTTGTAATTCTGGAGCTTTTGTTTTTGTTGTTTTATAAGCATTATTTATGGCAATGTTTTGCTTTGAGTACGATTTTTATCGTTGTAATATTCTTTGCAGTTATATTCAGCGCAAGTCATTCTCTTGTGAATGAGTGGAAGCTTCATACTTCGCAATTTTTATTTTCTCTTCCTGTTCGCGGATGGCATATTCTTCTGGCAAAATTTGCCGTACACAGCATTGTTTTTATTATATTTTCTTTTATTGCATTTTTTACGGTTTATCTTATTGCAAAAGGGCAGTGGGGAGAATCGGTATGGATTAAATCAACGGATGTTGTGAAATTATGGTTGATTTATTTATGTATTGGGATTCCGAGTATGTGTATAGAGATATTTCCACGAATAACATCCAATTGTTTTCTAAGGTTTAGGAAACTCGTCGCTTCTTTTACTGCAATAGTTTTGTTTATTGGATTTTTCCGTTATTTTCTTCCATTAGGATGGAAAGTGTTTAGTTTTTTACCGGAAGCGAGTTTTAACGTATCTATACCGGGGACGGAAATACAGTCTTCAGTCTCGGGAGATTTTTTTCCGGGGTTAGCGACGTGGATTTTGTTTGCGGTTTTAGTTTTTGTGGGGGATTGTTTATTGCTTGAGAAGTGTGAACAGGGCTAG
- a CDS encoding PQQ-binding-like beta-propeller repeat protein encodes MFIILFILNVTSTYGVWPKYGGTLENTHFQWMKGAMSGTPDVKWSYVTGSGVESFGPTVADIDADGSIEVIVGSLDSKVYSINGSTGIPKWSYATGISIYSSTAVADINGNIEVVVCGGSELYCINGANGILKWSCTAGGGNSSPAIADVDKDGNYEVVVGSNDHKVYCLNGSTGSPKWSYTTGGGVYSSPAVADIDGDLSVEVVIGSDDKVYSLNGLTGIPEWSYATGGQINSSPAIADLDGDGSEEVVVGSNDYKVYCLNGSTGIPKWNYTTGSAVESSPAIADVDGDGSVEVVVGSNDHKVYCLNGSTGIPKWSYFAPGQVHRSPSIADIDGDNKIEVLVPNYNTASLISLNGENGSLLWAKTLASDVHDITIADIDGDDCVELVVGTYHDNKLWVLDDMANATGCGPFAVEEQSTVNNKKLTVTAKSIKDKIYLSLQNSAFVKLSLYDITGRLLNVIYDGSLSSGSYTFTPTIKHSGIYFAILKADNATYPLKIIKF; translated from the coding sequence ATGTTTATAATCTTATTTATCTTAAACGTCACCTCTACCTATGGGGTTTGGCCTAAATACGGCGGAACACTTGAGAATACACATTTTCAGTGGATGAAAGGCGCTATGAGTGGCACGCCTGACGTTAAGTGGTCTTATGTGACAGGAAGTGGCGTTGAAAGTTTTGGCCCCACAGTTGCTGATATAGACGCTGATGGGAGTATAGAAGTGATTGTGGGAAGTCTTGACTCTAAAGTTTATTCTATTAATGGCTCAACTGGCATCCCAAAATGGAGTTATGCAACAGGGATTTCTATCTATTCTTCAACAGCAGTAGCAGATATAAATGGGAATATAGAAGTAGTTGTTTGCGGTGGTTCTGAACTTTATTGTATTAATGGTGCAAATGGCATTCTGAAATGGAGTTGTACAGCAGGAGGGGGAAACTCTTCGCCAGCAATAGCAGATGTAGATAAGGATGGAAATTACGAGGTGGTTGTCGGGAGTAATGACCATAAAGTTTATTGTCTTAATGGCTCAACAGGTTCCCCGAAATGGAGTTACACAACGGGGGGTGGGGTGTATTCTTCGCCAGCGGTAGCAGATATAGATGGGGATTTGAGTGTAGAAGTGGTTATTGGGAGTGATGATAAAGTTTATTCTCTTAATGGCTTAACAGGTATCCCGGAATGGAGTTATGCAACAGGAGGACAGATAAATTCTTCGCCAGCTATAGCAGATTTAGATGGAGATGGAAGTGAAGAAGTAGTTGTGGGGAGTAATGACTATAAAGTTTATTGTCTTAATGGCTCAACAGGTATTCCTAAATGGAACTATACGACGGGAAGTGCGGTGGAGTCTTCTCCAGCAATAGCTGATGTAGATGGTGATGGAAGTGTAGAGGTGGTTGTCGGGAGTAATGACCATAAAGTTTATTGTCTTAATGGCTCAACTGGTATCCCTAAATGGAGTTATTTTGCTCCCGGTCAAGTTCATCGTAGCCCATCAATTGCAGATATTGATGGTGACAATAAAATTGAAGTGCTTGTCCCAAACTATAACACTGCTTCGCTTATTTCCTTAAATGGTGAAAACGGTTCACTCTTATGGGCAAAGACATTGGCAAGTGATGTTCATGACATAACGATTGCCGATATAGACGGTGATGATTGTGTGGAATTAGTGGTTGGAACATACCATGATAATAAGTTATGGGTCTTAGATGATATGGCGAATGCAACTGGTTGTGGCCCATTTGCTGTGGAAGAACAGTCAACAGTGAACAATAAAAAATTAACCGTAACTGCAAAAAGCATTAAAGATAAAATATATCTTTCACTTCAAAATTCTGCTTTTGTCAAATTGAGTTTATATGATATTACCGGTCGGTTATTAAATGTAATTTATGACGGTAGTTTGTCTTCCGGCAGCTATACTTTTACTCCGACAATTAAGCACTCCGGCATATACTTCGCAATACTAAAAGCAGACAATGCTACCTATCCCCTGAAAATAATAAAATTTTAA
- a CDS encoding DUF4097 family beta strand repeat-containing protein: MDRHSICSFTLIGISLLLLMGAREQCQIIDVKVKNKDLKYVTLLKEFEFHKNYSYLPKQQSFKVEVPGSFEFTIQNCNGNITIKESTDKEINIRIKEVLRTNSKKKIEINNYPQVISYEKNDSALDIKVLPQEELAKTFELGKDDFYFETEFTIMVPKGLKKVSIISTSGEVNANLTSKLNITTTNGDIRAKVEDNDAEFSSTNGDIGFTHIRGKISLSNTNGDIVGDIDSSLINFSGTNGDIKVALKNLQGGEIAVSNGDIETYIRNTKNLSISACNSRGDIKIDLKNVTKSDNGKEIKAVIGNPDKELKIQNSNGDIKIITIKKKS, from the coding sequence ATGGATAGACATAGTATTTGCAGTTTTACGTTGATAGGAATTTCGTTACTTTTGCTTATGGGAGCGAGAGAACAGTGTCAGATTATAGATGTGAAAGTTAAGAATAAAGATTTGAAATATGTTACGCTTTTAAAGGAATTTGAATTTCACAAGAACTATTCTTATTTACCAAAACAACAATCTTTCAAGGTAGAAGTCCCGGGAAGTTTCGAATTTACTATTCAAAATTGTAACGGAAATATTACAATAAAAGAGAGCACAGATAAAGAAATTAATATAAGAATTAAAGAAGTGTTACGAACAAATTCAAAAAAGAAAATAGAAATAAACAATTATCCTCAAGTTATAAGTTATGAAAAAAACGATAGCGCTTTGGATATTAAAGTCTTGCCTCAGGAAGAATTAGCAAAAACTTTTGAATTAGGGAAAGATGATTTTTACTTTGAAACAGAATTTACTATTATGGTTCCAAAAGGTCTAAAAAAGGTTTCGATAATTTCTACATCGGGGGAAGTAAATGCGAATTTAACCTCTAAACTTAATATTACAACTACAAATGGAGATATTCGTGCAAAAGTTGAAGACAATGATGCAGAATTTTCAAGTACAAACGGTGATATAGGTTTTACACATATACGAGGCAAAATTTCCTTATCCAATACAAACGGAGACATAGTTGGAGATATTGACAGCAGTTTAATTAATTTTTCCGGAACAAACGGTGATATAAAAGTTGCATTAAAGAACCTACAGGGTGGGGAAATAGCAGTATCCAATGGTGATATAGAAACATATATACGTAATACAAAAAATTTAAGTATTAGCGCTTGTAATTCCAGAGGAGACATTAAGATTGATTTAAAAAACGTAACGAAAAGCGATAACGGGAAAGAAATAAAAGCTGTTATAGGAAATCCCGATAAGGAATTAAAAATACAGAATAGTAATGGGGATATAAAGATAATAACTATTAAGAAGAAAAGTTGA
- a CDS encoding ABC transporter ATP-binding protein: protein MKAIECRNISYLYPNGLKAINGIDFVVEENETLGIIGPNGAGKTTLFLALCGIIPFEGEIKICNTELTKSNVQSIRKDLGFVFQNPDDQLFMPTVYEDIAFGPMNLGFSKDEVDCCVKKALLNVGLSGFEERITHHLSFGEKKRVALATVLSMSPKILLLDEPTSELDPWAKNRFIELISKVEGTKIIASHDLQMIIDLCDKIMLLNKGKILEITENVKDIKELYSKFNL from the coding sequence ATGAAAGCAATTGAATGTCGTAATATAAGTTATCTTTATCCAAACGGATTGAAAGCAATCAACGGGATAGATTTCGTCGTAGAAGAGAATGAAACACTTGGAATAATCGGTCCAAACGGCGCGGGAAAAACAACGTTATTTCTTGCGTTATGCGGGATAATCCCTTTTGAAGGGGAAATAAAAATTTGTAATACGGAACTTACAAAAAGCAATGTACAAAGTATAAGAAAGGATTTAGGCTTTGTTTTTCAAAATCCGGATGACCAGTTATTTATGCCGACAGTGTATGAGGATATTGCTTTTGGCCCTATGAACCTTGGATTTTCAAAAGACGAAGTGGACTGTTGTGTAAAAAAGGCTCTTCTTAATGTTGGATTATCGGGATTTGAAGAGAGGATTACTCATCATTTAAGTTTTGGCGAGAAAAAAAGGGTTGCATTAGCCACTGTATTATCAATGTCTCCCAAAATCTTATTACTGGATGAGCCGACGAGTGAGCTTGACCCGTGGGCAAAAAATCGGTTTATTGAGTTGATTTCTAAAGTTGAAGGAACTAAAATAATTGCGAGCCATGACTTGCAGATGATTATAGACCTCTGCGATAAAATTATGTTATTAAATAAAGGTAAAATACTTGAAATAACGGAAAATGTAAAAGATATAAAAGAGCTATATAGTAAGTTTAATCTATAA
- a CDS encoding PDGLE domain-containing protein — translation MKKIIFTGLVVSCFLALFISPFASSSPDGLERVAINKEFIEKGEGHNVIKSPLPDYLIPGIKHEKISTSVAGIVGTLLVFGLAFGVTALVSKKKEQ, via the coding sequence ATGAAAAAGATAATTTTCACCGGGTTAGTAGTTTCATGTTTTCTTGCGCTTTTTATTTCTCCTTTTGCATCTTCATCCCCGGATGGATTGGAAAGAGTAGCCATAAACAAAGAATTTATTGAAAAGGGCGAAGGGCATAACGTTATAAAAAGTCCATTACCTGATTACTTAATTCCGGGCATAAAACACGAAAAGATATCCACTTCCGTCGCAGGAATAGTAGGGACTTTGCTTGTTTTCGGGTTAGCTTTTGGAGTAACTGCATTGGTTTCCAAGAAGAAAGAGCAATAA
- a CDS encoding GntR family transcriptional regulator, with protein MEIKIDINSGAIYLQIMDRIKRAIIRGDWKRGEQVISVRDMAIKIGVNPNTVARAYAELEREGMLISKRGMGTFVTEDAKKIEEEKEKLATQYAERFGKEIKEIGISVNVMTKLLNKIVKENESTK; from the coding sequence ATGGAAATAAAGATTGATATAAACAGCGGGGCGATATACCTGCAGATAATGGATAGGATAAAGAGGGCTATAATCAGAGGGGATTGGAAAAGAGGTGAGCAGGTTATATCGGTGAGGGATATGGCAATAAAGATCGGGGTAAATCCGAATACGGTTGCGAGGGCTTATGCCGAATTGGAAAGGGAAGGGATGCTCATATCAAAACGTGGGATGGGGACTTTTGTGACGGAAGACGCAAAGAAAATAGAAGAAGAAAAAGAGAAGCTTGCCACGCAATACGCGGAAAGGTTTGGAAAAGAAATCAAAGAGATCGGTATTTCTGTAAACGTGATGACAAAGTTGTTAAATAAGATTGTAAAAGAAAATGAGTCAACAAAATAA
- the nikR gene encoding nickel-responsive transcriptional regulator NikR, with protein MENIIRFAVSLPEKLLESFDKLIAEKNSPSRSEAIRDLIRAHLIEQEWTEDNREVVGTITIVYDHDTRELLDKLMDFQHHHNDIIVSSTHIHLDNHNCLEVIIVKGKGRDIKDMAEKLISIRGVKHGKLTTTSTGKNIS; from the coding sequence ATGGAAAATATAATAAGGTTTGCGGTATCGCTGCCTGAGAAGTTATTGGAATCTTTTGACAAACTTATTGCGGAGAAGAATTCTCCCTCGCGTTCGGAGGCTATAAGGGATTTGATAAGGGCACACCTCATAGAGCAGGAATGGACGGAAGATAATAGGGAAGTTGTGGGGACTATTACAATCGTATATGACCACGACACAAGAGAACTGTTGGATAAATTAATGGATTTTCAGCACCATCATAACGATATTATAGTTTCTTCAACTCATATACATCTTGATAACCATAATTGCCTGGAAGTTATTATCGTAAAGGGAAAAGGGAGAGACATAAAAGATATGGCAGAAAAGCTGATAAGTATACGCGGAGTAAAACACGGCAAACTAACCACAACAAGCACCGGAAAAAACATATCCTAA
- a CDS encoding energy-coupling factor ABC transporter permease codes for MHIPDGFLDAKTAITAAAFSGTVLVLAFAKAKKKIGDKHIPLYGVLAAFIFAAQMLNFPVAGGTSGHFIGGALAGILLGPLGGTIVLTVVLVVQCLIFQDGGLTALGANVLNMAIVCPFIGYYLYIAFGKNKKNLLSRVFIAGLVSTVAAAIACSLELGISGIVPLNIALPAMTIVHIFIGIGEGVITFFVFSFLLKVRPDLLELDKLV; via the coding sequence ATGCATATACCTGACGGATTTTTAGATGCAAAGACTGCCATAACGGCTGCGGCATTTTCCGGGACGGTTTTAGTGTTAGCCTTTGCAAAAGCTAAGAAAAAAATAGGAGATAAACATATTCCTTTATACGGAGTATTAGCTGCTTTTATTTTTGCGGCGCAGATGCTTAATTTCCCGGTTGCAGGTGGAACATCGGGACATTTTATCGGAGGAGCTTTAGCCGGCATATTGTTGGGTCCCCTGGGGGGTACAATTGTATTGACTGTAGTACTTGTCGTCCAGTGTTTAATTTTCCAGGATGGCGGACTAACTGCTTTAGGAGCGAATGTACTTAATATGGCTATAGTGTGCCCTTTTATAGGATACTACCTTTATATTGCTTTCGGTAAAAACAAAAAAAACTTATTGAGCCGGGTATTTATTGCAGGTTTGGTATCAACAGTAGCTGCAGCAATAGCCTGTTCTCTTGAGTTAGGCATTTCCGGGATTGTGCCGCTGAACATTGCGCTTCCTGCGATGACTATTGTCCATATCTTTATAGGTATCGGAGAAGGGGTAATCACATTTTTTGTTTTCAGTTTTTTATTAAAAGTAAGACCTGATTTACTGGAGCTTGATAAGTTGGTCTAA
- a CDS encoding ATP-binding protein, which yields MKTSFTNQFKWVVFFRLITVSVIGGLAIFFRKKALDFSVGPLWIIIGLSYLLTFIHWIFLKKEKIAPFILWSSVIMDVFIVTAMIHYTGGIESGFTFLYAIPIIAASMFFFLKGGTVIATLCSAAYGGLLLMEFNRALNSVLLSSLTHDPDALYLDFYIKTIFFYLLAATSGYLGERFRQKSEALEQVKLDTDTILHSIYSGLIAIDYDGNLLYKNSKIDKILRFTIKKNIKEITELKEWSQKILTGEIYQGFQEITLNFRILGINIYPLQTTGGRKRGILLIIQDITETKLTEELATIGRFSANLAHEVRNPISAILGPCELLKEDKLNEQEKQKLVTIISEQSQRLNDIVTNFLAFAKPINVTYKLSEIGHLIKETIRLIGFPSIELKQKKEIWLTIDPEQMKIVFSNLILNAIDAINATNNPTKQIGIEVLSSGDFYSLFGEQKVVPAKEIVINVRDNGTGLPEDQLKRVFTPFYTTKPAGVGLGLSIVSRIIENHKGKIELKSKLNEGTVFSITLPST from the coding sequence GTGAAAACCTCTTTTACTAATCAATTCAAATGGGTTGTCTTTTTCAGACTCATTACCGTTTCAGTCATAGGCGGTCTGGCTATTTTTTTTCGTAAAAAAGCCCTTGACTTCTCAGTTGGACCACTCTGGATAATCATTGGGCTTTCTTATCTCCTTACCTTTATTCATTGGATATTCCTTAAAAAAGAAAAAATTGCACCCTTTATACTCTGGAGCAGTGTAATTATGGACGTTTTTATAGTTACTGCAATGATTCACTACACAGGTGGCATAGAAAGCGGTTTCACTTTTTTATACGCTATTCCTATTATCGCCGCAAGTATGTTCTTTTTCTTAAAAGGCGGGACTGTTATTGCCACACTTTGCTCTGCAGCTTATGGAGGATTACTTTTAATGGAATTCAACAGAGCGCTTAATAGTGTCTTGCTTTCATCCCTAACACACGACCCCGACGCATTATATTTGGATTTCTATATAAAAACCATATTTTTTTACCTTTTGGCCGCTACTTCAGGTTATCTCGGTGAAAGATTCAGACAGAAAAGTGAAGCTCTTGAACAGGTAAAACTCGATACCGATACAATATTACATAGTATCTATTCCGGACTTATAGCAATAGATTATGATGGGAACTTACTCTATAAAAATAGCAAAATAGATAAAATACTCAGGTTTACCATAAAGAAGAACATAAAAGAAATAACCGAACTTAAAGAGTGGAGTCAGAAAATATTAACCGGCGAAATATACCAGGGATTTCAGGAAATTACATTGAACTTCAGAATACTTGGCATAAATATATATCCCCTGCAGACCACGGGAGGACGCAAAAGAGGTATATTGCTTATTATCCAGGATATTACCGAAACCAAGCTGACGGAAGAATTAGCCACTATTGGAAGATTTTCGGCAAATCTTGCTCACGAAGTTCGCAACCCCATATCTGCAATATTAGGTCCGTGTGAGTTACTAAAAGAAGATAAACTTAACGAACAGGAAAAACAAAAATTGGTAACTATCATTTCAGAACAATCCCAACGACTTAATGACATAGTAACTAACTTTCTTGCATTCGCAAAACCTATAAACGTAACTTACAAACTATCCGAAATAGGACATTTAATAAAAGAAACAATCCGGTTGATAGGTTTTCCCTCTATTGAACTCAAACAGAAAAAAGAAATATGGCTTACTATTGACCCGGAACAAATGAAAATCGTATTCTCAAACCTTATTCTTAATGCTATTGACGCTATTAATGCAACTAACAATCCTACTAAACAGATAGGAATAGAAGTCCTTTCAAGCGGAGATTTTTATTCTTTATTCGGGGAACAAAAAGTTGTCCCTGCAAAAGAAATAGTAATAAATGTCAGGGATAATGGCACAGGTCTTCCCGAAGATCAGTTAAAAAGAGTCTTTACTCCTTTTTACACGACAAAACCCGCAGGTGTAGGGCTTGGATTGTCAATCGTATCGAGGATAATAGAAAATCACAAAGGGAAAATAGAACTCAAAAGTAAACTAAACGAAGGAACCGTTTTCTCAATTACTCTCCCCTCCACGTAA